The following proteins are co-located in the Castanea sativa cultivar Marrone di Chiusa Pesio chromosome 8, ASM4071231v1 genome:
- the LOC142607364 gene encoding villin-1 isoform X5, producing MSLHRKDTDSAFEGAGSKAGLEIWCIENLRLVPVPKSSHGKFYTGNAYIVLKTVLPKTGPAQHDIHYWLGNDTNKVDSAFASDKALELDAALGSCTVQYRELQGLETGKFLSYFKPCIIPVEGLYSSHQGHLNGEAYKFSLLTCKGDHVVHIKEVPFSRSSLNHNDVFILDTASKIFLFSGCNSSIQERAKALEVVQYIKENNHGGKCEVATIEDGKFVGDSDVGEFWSLFGGFAPIPRDSPSSVQKQSDTSSVKLFWITTLGKLCQTGTDSLNKKILETDKCYMLDCGAEIFVWMGRQTLISERKTSISATEDFLRTQGRSTGTHLTFLTEGLESNIFRSYFDNWPQKVEPKLYEEGREKVAAIFKQQGYEVKELPEEDCEPFINCRGTLKVWRVNGDELSLLPVPEQTKFYSGDCYVVQFTYPGNERDENLFYTWIGRSSVMEDRRDAISHMNAIVDSTKGDPVLAQTVEDKEPVQFFLIFQTLIIFKGGMSKRYKKFIAEKGITDETYDGIKTALFRVQGTSPQNMQAIEVDLVSSSLNSSYCYILQTETFIFTWIGSLSLTRDHDLLDRMLELINPTLQPISVREGSEPDIFWNALGGKAEYPKAKEMKQCIEDPHLFTLNTTEGDFKVKEIYNFTQDDLTTEDVLVLDCHREIYVWIGCHSNVGSKQQALTLGLKFLEMDVLIEGLSLETPIYIVTEGHEPPFFTRFFEWDPSKANMHGNSFERKLAILKGKPHNLEVPTRNSWKAYSRETTPDGLRSKSVISNGLGRSGSPASSVSGSNSKSSTNQLFSSPTPIVRKLFSGSPHGSAGNRGFLILFMDRYRTLKYSSLHSTAY from the exons ATGTCTCTCCACAGGAAAGATACAGATTCAGCATTTGAGGGAGCAGGATCAAAGGC TGGTTTAGAAATCTGGTGCATTGAGAACCTTCGGTTGGTTCCTGTCCCAAAATCTTCGCATGGAAAATTCTATACTGGAAATGCATATATAGTTTTGAAA ACAGTTCTCCCCAAAACTGGCCCTGCGCAGCATGACATCCATTACTGGCTGGGAAATGATACAAACAAG GTGGACTCGGCCTTTGCATCAGACAAGGCACTTGAACTAGATGCTGCACTAGGGTCCTGCACTGTCCAATATAGGGAGCTTCAAGGCCTAGAAACTGGAAAGTTTTTGTCATACTTCAAACCTTGTATTATACCTGTTGAAGGATTATATTCTTCACATCAAGGGCACTTAAATGGTGAAGCATACAAATTTAGCTTGTTAACATGCAAGGGAGACCATGTTGTTCATATTAAAGAA GTACCTTTCTCTCGGTCATCATTGAACCACAATGATGTATTCATACTTGACACTGCATCAAAAATTTTCCTCTTCAGTGGGTGCAACTCTAGCATACAAGAAAGAGCCAAAGCTTTGGAGGTTGTCCAGTATATCAAAGAGAATAATCATGGTGGAAAGTGTGAGGTggcaactatag AGGATGGAAAGTTTGTTGGTGATTCTGATGTGGGTGAATTCTGGAGTTTATTTGGTGGTTTTGCTCCCATTCCTCGGGACTCACCTTCTTCTGTTCAGAAACAATCTGACACTTCATCTGTGAAACTATTCTG GATAACTACACTGGGCAAGCTATGTCAAACTGGAACTGATTCTTTGAATAAGAAAATCCTTGAGACAGACAAGTGCTATATGTTGGATTGTGGTGCTGAGATTTTTGTTTGGATGGGAAGACAAACATTGATTTCAGAGCGGAAGACATCAATCTCAGCAACAGAA GATTTCCTCAGAACTCAGGGCAGGTCAACTGGGACCCATTTAACCTTTTTAACTGAAGGATTAGAAAGTAACATATTTAGGTCATACTTTGATAATTGGCCTCAAAAGGTGGAGCCCAAGCTATATGAAGAAGGTCGAGAGAAAGTAGCAG CAATATTCAAGCAACAGGGTTATGAAGTGAAAGAGCTTCCTGAAGAGGACTGCGAGCCTTTTATAAATTGCAGAGGCACATTAAAA GTTTGGCGGGTGAATGGTGATGAGCTATCCCTTCTTCCAGTTCCAGAGCAGACAAAATTTTACAGTGGGGATTGCTATGTAGTGCAGTTTACATATCCTGGAAATGAAAGAGATGAGAATCTATTTTATACCTGGATTGGTCGCAGTAGTGTAATG GAAGATAGAAGGGATGCCATATCCCATATGAACGCAATTGTTGATTCAACCAAAGGGGATCCAGTTTTG GCTCAAACTGTAGAGGACAAGGAGCCAGtccaatttttcttgattttccaGACATTGATCATTTTCAAG GGGGGTATGAGTAAAAGATACAAGAAATTTATAGCAGAAAAAGGTATCACTGATGAAACTTATGATGGAATCAAGACAGCTCTTTTTCGAGTTCAAGGAACAAGTCCACAAAACATGCAAGCTATTGAAGTTGATCTA GTTTCAAGCTCTCTGAACTCATCCTATTGTTACATTCTGCAAACTGAAACATTTATCTTCACTTGGATTGGGAGTCTCTCTTTGACCAGAGACCATGATCTTCTTGACAGAATGCTGGAACTGATAAAT CCAACATTGCAACCCATATCAGTGAGGGAAGGAAGCGAACCTGATATTTTTTGGAATGCACTTGGTGGGAAAGCAGAGTATCCAAAGGCGAAAGAGATGAAGCAATGCATAGAAGATCCACATTTGTTTACATTGAACACCACTGAAG GTGATTTCAAG GTGAAAGAGATATACAATTTTACACAGGATGATTTAACTACTGAAGACGTGCTTGTACTGGACTGCCATAGAGAGATATATGTTTGGATTGGATGCCACTCAAATGTTGGATCAAAGCAACAAGCTCTTACTCTAGGCCTG AAATTTCTTGAGATGGATGTTCTCATTGAAGGCCTATCTTTGGAGACTCCTATCTACATTGTTACAGAAGGGCATGAGCCACCATTTTTCACTCGTTTCTTTGAATGGGACCCCTCAAAGGCAAAT ATGCATGGAAACTCATTTGAGCGAAAACTTGCTATTCTGAAGGGAAAACCGCATAATTTAGAA GTACCTACTAGAAACTCATGGAAGGCATACTCCAGGGAGACCACACCAGATGGTTTGAGGAGCAAGTCTGTCATATCCAATGGTCTGGGAAGAAGTGGATCTCCTGCATCAAGTGTTTCAGGCTCAAATTCGAAGTCTTCTACCAATCAGCTGTTTTCTAGCCCAACTCCAATTGTCAGAAAGCTCTTTTCAGGATCTCCTCATGGTAGTGCTGGTAACAGAGGGTTCTTAATTTTGTTCATGGATAGATACAGAACACTGAAATATAGTTCTCTGCACTCAACTGCCTATTAA